One window from the genome of Cryptomeria japonica chromosome 6, Sugi_1.0, whole genome shotgun sequence encodes:
- the LOC131876664 gene encoding uncharacterized protein LOC131876664, which produces MLENKRLSTSPGKGKRMLEEGEPSKEEATSRKKSKSVIGMKAHEEKNDIEETGKEGSKMETDESEGEDSWKDEDVGAEYEEGENESDNDSPIHSASPGNDNSQPIVDVDDKNNEEKELNSKREKNKEPKKDMAKDSLSEDKEIIVLAFLGFVPPSRLILLSFKVLL; this is translated from the exons atgctggaaaacaagaggttatccacttctccagggaaaggcaagagaatGCTGGAGGAAGGGGAACCTAGCAAGGAGGAGGCTACCTCTAGGAAAAAAAGCAAGAGTGTCATTGGGATGAAAgcccatgaagaaaagaatgacATAGAGGAAACTGGAAAAGAGGGCAGTAAAATGGAAACGGACGAGTCAGAGGGTGAGgatagctggaaagatgaggatgtgggtgcaGAGTATGAAGAAGGTGAGAACGAGTCCGACAATGATAGCCCAATTCACAGTGCTAGCCCTGGCAACGACAATAGCCAACCTATAGTGGATGTGGATGATAAGAATAATGAGGAAAAAGAGTTGAATTCtaagagggagaagaacaaggaacctaAGAAGGATATGGCAAAGGATAGTTTGagcgaggataaggaaa TTATTGTGCTAGCTTTTCTTGGGTTTGTTCCTCCTAGTCGCTTAATACTTTTATCTTTTAaggttcttttgtaa